A region from the Lentimonas sp. CC4 genome encodes:
- a CDS encoding UDP-N-acetylglucosamine--N-acetylmuramyl-(pentapeptide) pyrophosphoryl-undecaprenol N-acetylglucosamine transferase yields the protein MSRILIACGGTGGHLAPGIAIAEVLQSRGHDCTLLISQKQVDSALIEKYSHLNFYKTPGQAFSGGITRWITSCWSLLSGYLFSSKLVKQEKPDLVLLFGGFLSVGLGLAARFAGVPVAVHEANCRPGKAVRLLKYLATRVYLPDGVRLKGLPSKRVRYLGYPVRGDVKHRLKAEAWQRLGITVSNKLLVLIGGSQGAAALNDWVTDHFDSLAKSGVSVYCVTGLGKNSASSIQGVSSRGEAVSATFVPFSDQMGDVISAADLVISRAGAGSIAEIIRCRAPSILIPYPYAADDHQQANALMHERHGAGLVLAQDDLGKLMGEVKNLIFNDWMLSKFKSNLERLDRFDSGARIATDIEDLCAARALAESDKQGSAI from the coding sequence ATGAGCCGTATATTGATCGCATGTGGAGGCACGGGCGGACATCTGGCTCCAGGGATTGCAATCGCTGAGGTGCTGCAGTCGCGCGGGCATGATTGCACCTTGCTAATCAGTCAGAAGCAGGTGGATTCTGCGTTGATCGAGAAATATTCGCACCTGAATTTTTATAAGACACCAGGGCAGGCATTTTCCGGAGGCATCACGAGATGGATCACTTCCTGTTGGAGTTTGCTCTCGGGCTATTTGTTTTCGAGTAAGTTGGTGAAACAGGAGAAGCCCGACCTGGTGTTACTCTTTGGTGGATTTCTATCTGTGGGGCTTGGGCTCGCTGCGCGTTTTGCGGGTGTGCCGGTTGCGGTGCACGAGGCCAACTGCCGCCCTGGTAAAGCGGTTCGTTTGCTCAAGTATTTGGCAACGCGTGTGTATTTACCAGATGGTGTGCGCTTGAAAGGGCTGCCCTCGAAGCGTGTGCGTTATTTGGGGTATCCGGTTCGCGGTGATGTGAAACATCGTTTGAAGGCTGAGGCCTGGCAGCGTTTGGGGATTACGGTATCGAATAAACTACTGGTGCTCATTGGCGGAAGCCAGGGAGCTGCGGCGCTCAATGATTGGGTGACGGATCATTTTGACTCACTAGCGAAGTCTGGGGTCTCGGTGTATTGTGTGACTGGGCTAGGGAAAAACTCTGCGAGTTCGATTCAAGGAGTGAGTTCCCGTGGTGAGGCGGTTTCTGCGACGTTCGTGCCATTTTCCGACCAGATGGGGGATGTGATTTCTGCGGCTGATCTTGTGATTTCGCGTGCGGGGGCTGGTTCGATTGCGGAGATTATTCGCTGCCGTGCGCCGTCGATTCTGATCCCATACCCATACGCAGCAGATGATCACCAGCAGGCGAATGCGTTGATGCATGAGCGACATGGCGCAGGTTTGGTGCTGGCGCAGGATGATTTAGGTAAGCTTATGGGCGAAGTTAAAAATCTAATTTTTAACGATTGGATGTTGAGTAAATTTAAGTCGAATCTTGAACGCCTAGATCGCTTTGATTCAGGGGCGCGGATAGCGACTGACATCGAAGACTTGTGCGCGGCGCGTGCTTTGGCTGAGTCTGACAAACAGGGGTCTGCAATATAA